One Dysidea avara chromosome 8, odDysAvar1.4, whole genome shotgun sequence genomic window, ATTATCCTCAGTAAAAGAAGTAAGTTTAACTATATATAAAATTCAGCTGGAGCCAAGTTCCAGCTGGATCAGTTTGTTTAACCACATGGGTCTACATTTTCATGATGAATTCATTTAGTTTTTCAAGAAATGTTTAGAAAGATTCTTTGATGAGGTAAGTGTGTAAGCATTTGTAACTTGTGATAGCGCAAGTGTGAAATAACACGGCTGCGGCTGCAGAACTCAACTATAGTACAAATGAACACCACATTCCTGATATAAATGAATTAGTGTAAGTATTAAAGGAATACACAACCTTAAGGATGTACATGTCATGTTTGTACATGTGCACAACTTAATATATGTAGGTCTGCGATTCAGAATGCATTTCAAATGGTACAACAACTGAAAACCCTCAATGCTCAACTAGTTGCTAAGATGTCTAATGCTCTTAGGTAAGCCatttttatatacatatactatatACGTTAGTAACCTCTAACTTTTAGAAGAAAAGATTTGCAGTCACAAGGAAATGGTAATGgttataagtagctacatgctTGTATCACAAGCCACGTAACGCTATTGTGCATATATGGGATCCGAATATTCTATACATAACAGGAGACAGTGGAATGCATAACAGAGATCAAATACTCACTATGTATACAAACAAGGCTGTAAAGTGTGGCAGGTAGTACTATGTAATCATCTACACACTTGTATGTCTAAAGTTCATATGCATAAGCTGGAGAAAACCATCAAAGGCAGGACTGAGGTGAGAACTTCTTTCAAAATGGAATACCACTTTTAATGCTTGCACACACTGTAGGAGCTTGAGAGTTTAAAGACTCACAACTCATATTTGATGCAAAGAAATGAAACAGACAAATCCAAACTAAGTGAAATAGAAATATCAAACAGAGAACTTGTAGAGGCTAGTACCTCTACAAAAGATTTGTGCATTATGTTGAATACATTAGACTGTTCAGAAGTTGAGGACAGAGCTCACTAAAGCATAACGCTGCCAGACATACGTCTACCCCTCAGGTGTGTAGGTATACATTGCAGTAATTCCAACTTATTTTGCTAATTTTCTTACTTTTATGTATAGCAAGTCAACCATCATGCAAATTCAATCCATGCTGCATCAAGACAATTGAGTCAAGCAGATAAAAATGAGACCACACACGCTGGAGCCTCACAAACAGAAGCTGCATCACATAGTAAGACTATAATGGTCCCCTCTACTAGCACAACCAATCAACAAAAAGAAGAAAAGGAAGAACAAGTTAGTGACTTTTGAATCACAAAACGTAACGTTTTGTTCTCAATATGTGTACGTAGTTACCTACTGCTGTTGCCTCTAAGAAACAAAGTGTAAGAGGCATAAATCATTTTATTTCCAATTACAAGTTACCTCATGTATACACAGTCAACAAAACATACATCTAGACTACTGGAACAACAGCTTAACACTATGGAAGAGTTACTGATGCAAGGGCAGAAAAAAATGAATGCTGTTGAGAAGGAAATAGCGGAACTCACTAATACGACTGATGAAACTTTAAGCCACAAAGTAAAATGTCTTTAAGTGATGTATGCAACACAGCAAAGGTATATAACATTATATCCTTCACATTGTAGTACAGAGAACAGTACAATTGTTTGTGTGAAGCAGTGGATGTGATAATGATTTTATTGGGAAGAGAAGGTACTCAATTCCATGTGGTGTGTGCATTATCAATATAACTACATCCACAGGATCAGAGAAATTGATGATGACTTTAAGTAATGCTGCTCCTAACAATATTTTTGGTGATAAGGTTAGCTGCATGTTATGCAACTTTCACTTTAAGTTTGCAAGACATTTTTCCTTGTGCACCATGGCTGAAAGTATGCTTTCATCAACTGAAAGTTACACAACTATTAATTTTACTTGAACATTTTTGTTACAGAAACtggttattccaatcaataacTTGGCTGATGTCATCAAAAGTGGTCAGTATAGTAGCACTATACACTTTATAACAAATCCTAATTTAAACCTTTTAGCTGTTTCTTGAGTCATGTTAGAATTAAAGTTGTTTATTAAGCTAAAGGTAATTGCATTTAAATGTGTAGCATAATGGTATGATTTCAGTGGATGCATCAGAGAAAACTAGCTGCCATACCAAATAAAAGAACTTTGCTGACAAGTGAGGACGCTAAAAAGGTAATTTTGGATAAACAAGTGTAGTGATATTTCATGTGAGCAACTGTACTAATAGAGTATTAATGAACTGCAAAAATGGCTGGACAAAGAGCTAAAAGGAATTGATGAAGAAATCATAGGATCTGTACAGCAGTAAGAGTAAAGTAAGGAGGTGGTTTCCATTATAGAAATACACTTGTATAGTTATGAAGAACACAAGAAGGAAATTGAAACTACACAAGTAGCATACTTTGATCAGCTCTCAAAGAAGGTGAGTAGAACTATTGTATTACACAGACCAATGCTATACTCGTATCAAAGGTTGATGGTACTATCCAAAAACTATACAAATCAATGGAGAAGCTTGAGGTTCCAGGTAATAAAATAAAAGTGTGCACAACACACAGCAGTAGATCCATGGGAGAGCTGCATGCATAGAACCATCCCAAACAAGACTAGTATACACATCTTTGGACAATTTTTTAAAGCATTTATGTATTTTACCATCCTTTATGGTAAATTTATCTCCCTGAACCCTTCATATTACCAAGTACTGACTATTCTGCACCTATGCTTCTGAGTGGAACTCCCATACTAAAAGCCTGGATCGGCCACtgcaacattacttgtattaaaTTGTTATAGATGAAATAGAGTCAATGCTGGGAAACATCCTCGCCACAGTAGAGCAACTAAATGACAATCCTGCACCCAAACATAAACCTGTAAGCTACTATATCTGTTACAATAATTGTATGCAAATGCTGTGCACTACAATTATGTGCTACTGTCATGTTACTATATAGTGCATGTCACCAAATTTGTGACAAGATGTCTTTCACACACAGTCATGTCTCACtttccaactttgacaatgCATATCTACAAAGTGAGAAAAGCCATTGCTTTCTGAGGTATATATTTAGAACTTAGCTAcaatatataaataatcaatGGAGAAATTTCCGGTTTCTGTGTTTTACAGAAACAAAATTATGATCTTTCAAATTTGCAgtgttgcatgtgtgtgtggaagactatTGATTGCAAATCCAGTTAACATATTCTggtagtatgtatgtacatagcgacatatatacaatatatgtaTGCGAGTTCTGTCATGTattattatatctaatcaaaaacagccaagctgtaaaaaaaggtgcggcccccataaaggccatggtgaaaaaagttgtgaaatccaaggtggcggccaagaaatggctgtgatggtaggttaatggttacattttaataacaacaattcaggtgaatttggtgccaagaccaagcggcacaaaattcacctgaattgccgttattaaaatgtaaccattaacctaccatcacagccatttcttggccgccaccttggatttcacaacttttttcaccatggcttttttgggggccgcacctttttttacagcttggctgtttttgattagatatcacttctttttgtatttgtatactgcaaagccggcctatggctggcttaggggcttttttaacccatgtgtttttttctttaccacaggaagaagaaaagaacttaaagaagaattttagtacttcaattatttttgattttattagtacttatacaaattatatacatatatttattacatgctcattattccccacaggattttttttgcagctgatctctctactgggtgacttgaaatgtatttgaactatatacaggatggtttctttgtagctgaactctctacaggtgatttgtttgcagctaaactctctacatggtggtatctttatagccgaactctctacatgatggtttctttgtagctgaactctctataaggtgacttcgtctagctgaactctctacagggtgattttttttgtagctgaactctctgcagggtgatttgtttgcagctgaactctctacatgatggttcctttgtagctgaactctctacaaggtgacttcgtccagctgatctctctacggggtgatttgtttctagctgaactctctacaggtgaattgtttgcagctaaactctctacatggtggtttctttgtagctgaactctctacaaggtaacttcttctctacagggtgatttgttgtagttgaattctctacaaggtggtttgtatgaggctgaactctctacatggcggtttctttgtagctgaactctctacagagtgatttgtttgcagctgaactctctacatgatggtttctttgtaactgaacactctataaggtgacttcttctagctgatctttctacagggtgaattattgtagctgaactatctacaaggtaatttcttctagctgatctctatacaggatgatttgtttgtagatgaattctgtacaggtggtttctttgtagctgaactctgtacatgatggtttctttgtagctaaactctttacaaggtgacttcttctagctgaactctctacggggtaatttctttgtagctgaactctctataatatggtttctttgtaaatgaactctctacaaggtaacttcttctagctgatctttctactgggtgatttgtttgcagctgaactctccacatggtggtttctttgttgctgaactctccacaaggtgaattcttctacctgatctctctacaggatgatttgtttgtaactgaactctgtacaagtgcgtttttgtgggtgatctcactgcaggttgatttgtttgtagctgaactcactaaagggtgattttgcttgtagctgaactccttgcattgtacctagtttctagctgatctctctacagggtgatttgtttgtagctgatctctctacaagttgatttgtgtgtagctgatctctctgcaggttgattaatttgcagccgatctctctacaaggtaatttgtttgt contains:
- the LOC136264420 gene encoding uncharacterized protein, yielding MVPSTSTTNQQKEEKEEQLPTAVASKKQSSTKHTSRLLEQQLNTMEELLMQGQKKMNAVEKEIAELTNTTDETLSHKYREQYNCLCEAVDVIMILLGREGSEKLMMTLSNAAPNNIFGDKKLVIPINNLADVIKSAVS